A stretch of DNA from Vanacampus margaritifer isolate UIUO_Vmar chromosome 1, RoL_Vmar_1.0, whole genome shotgun sequence:
TGTCCACACTCATTTATAAATTAATGGAAATGCTAAATATTACATACCAATCAAAGTCTAGTCAGGTTAAAAGAAAAACGAATTTCGAATCATGAAAATCCAGAGGTGTTACTGTGTTTACTGTAAAATTGATAAACAGGTTACTTTTCAGAAGTGGGTGTACTCAAATACCGAGCATCCGGCTGACTGCAATGTATTTTTTGGTACAGCACCGTAAGAATGATTAGTACGCAGGGAACATATGCTTAAAGTGGAACCCACTCCCTGTGCTCTATGCTTGACACCTACCACTGCACAAGTCCTAAAATAGTTCCAACCTCTCCCTGGGAAAGAGCGAGGAATTGAGGGTAGTGCCGTGTATTTGCTGctttgaaaacgcgttttaatGGACGCAACGGAATTATGGAGGCTCGGTCGCAGGTCGGCAACGTTGCCGTCAATGTGATTGATGTGTTAATGTCCTGTGTTTTGTTCGTTGGAGCTTTATGTCCACCCTTTCTAACAACATCATATTGAGAATGTGTCGCTGGGTGTGTTCTAGATTTCGGTCCAAACAAAGCGGGGGGTACAGAAACAAGGTAAGACTGCGATGCACCGTCCGTACTTGTTATGATGCAAGCGAAAATAAGCAGGATTTCTGTGTGAGTTGTGTGCATGTCTTTCTTGCGCACATGGTTGTGTTTTCTAGAGGATAATGCCACAGCCTACATGGATTTTATGAAGAGTCACTGCTGCTATGATGCCATTCCTACTAGTTGTAAACTGGTCATATTTGATACCAAGCTTCAAGTAAGTACTCTCCTGACCTTGTTCATCTATTTGGTCAAATGCATCAGAAAATGACAGCATGTCAGTTGTCACATGTGCATCCTTTAGGTGCAAAAGGCCTTTTTTGCACTGGTGGCAAACAGCTTGAGGGCTGCACCTTTATGGGACAGCAAGTTGAAGAGATTTGTAGGTAAGGCGGTAAAAATTGCATCAGTAAACATTAAagtgcagaaaagaaaatgtgttctCCTCACTCACAGGTATGCTGACTATTACAGATTTCATCAACATCATCCATTGCTACTACAAATCCCCTTTGGTGAGTTGAAATAATGACTTACACTTTAATTGTACTGCATATCAATtatcccctccaaaagtattggaacagtggGAGCAATTCCTTTATGTTTGCCATAGACTGAAAACATTTGAGTTTGACTTTAAAAAGATAAACGTGAAGTAACATCAAGGTAAATATTGTAGCTCATCTGCATCTCAtacataacattttattgtatgaattAGCCTCACCTTTGGAATACTTTTTGAGGGGAGGGTTTGGTAATCATGACAAATCACTTGTATTGTTAACTGACTAGTAGACGAATAATGGATGAACTACACTGATTATGTAATATTGTGGTTCCTGTTATACAAGGTGCAGATGTATGAGCTGGAGAACCACAAGATTGAGACATGGAGAGGTGAGTTGTGTCAAAACAGAAGTCtgtggtaaacaaaacaaaaaagaaaccatCACACCGTAGgccaatactgtatatgtaccaTAAAAGTTTTGATTCATCATTTCATGCGTGCAATTTAGTATATTTGCTGcaattgttttttcttcttcttgtttagATGTCTATTTAAAGTGTTCCTGTCCATTTCTGATTAGTATTTCACCAGATGCCAGGTGAGATCAGGGAATCACCTTGGGATCATTTTGTGTTTGAAGGCATCTGTGCTGTGCCCGATCACTCTTTTCTCTTCTCCAAGTCTCTTTGATGCCATCTATTCCTTACTCAAACACAAGATCCACAGGCTGCCTGTCATTGAGCCAAAATCTGGGAATGTCCTCCACATTTTGACACACAAAAGGATCCTGAAATTCCTCCATATATTTGTGAgcaaactttttattgtttactgATCTTTATGGTATATTAGTCCTGTGTGATTGAACTGAGCTATGTTGCCAGGGAGAAAAGGTTCCGAAGCCTGCATTCATTCACAGGCAGATCCAGGAGATGGGAATTGGAACTTTCAGGAACATTGCCACTGTTCAGCAAACAGCAACACTTTACGATGCTCTCAGCATATTTGTGGACAGGAGGGTGTCAGCTCTTCCGGTGGTAGATGAAAAGGGTATGCTTTTTTTGGTCTGTATTTGAAGTTATATGTTGTAAATTGCGTCTGGCAGGGTTTACGATTGAGACCTCCACAAATTgcttctgacttttttttaacaggcaaAGCTGTGGCACTCTACTCACGATTTGACGTCATTGTAAGTACTTCAGAGATGTTTCATCCctgaaaaacatttgtcttctgCTACTAGTGTTAATTGTATCCACCATTTTTagatttagtctcagttttagtccagtttcaatcacgcttgttagtttttatcatatttaGTCAACcccatcccgtttttatttagtccatatttcgtcgactataaatctagcatgtTAGTCTTAATTttagtcccaaaaaaaaactattttatttgtctagttttagtcaagacaatcattttacccctgtgttttttgttgtcagcagataatgttgaacatttcaaatctaaaactatttttgatataaattctctcatctttttgatgaaaaactaattacagtatatcaacaagtggccaTTATGGCTCCATgttatgagctagtaaattagccagcattagttagcggtgagattaacattattgttggaacgttatagccgttggattaatgttacgttatacctataatttaatttacttttttttgttttacctttcactgtgaatccacctcctgtctgtcccatgtgtttgtgcatgttgcatgctagctgcagatttgaaaggggatGTGTTACTATGTgccagattagcagagacaagattttacaaaatcatatcatttaaatctcatttttgttcaagaactaaaatgtccatagattatAGTCCAGTTTTTAcgaagtgaagtacattttcgtcattagtcgacgaaaatgcatactgatttagtcccagttattgtttattaatggggGTTTTAGTCAAGTCttgttttagtccggtgaaaaatgtgcgaaattatttttgtttagttttcgttgatgaaattaacactatttGATACTTTCTGTCGCACTCTGATTGTGCACTACATGTTGGGACACCCTCGGTGGCAGAATCTGGCAGCCCAGAAGACGTACAACAATCTGGACGTGACGATGCTCGAGGCTCTCGATAGGCGTACGTGTTTCATGGAGGGCGTGATCAAGTGCTATCCAGATGAAACCTTGGAGACGATCATAGACCGCATCGTCACAGCAGAGGTGGGTGTGTCCTTCCACACAATCTAAAGCATGAGATATGTATGAAGGCTAGAGAACATTCCATGTTCTTTTTCTGCACATCGCAGGTTCACCGGCTGGTGCTTGTGGACAGAGCTGACGTGGTGAGGGGCATCATTTCACTATCTGACCTGCTTCAAGCTATGGTTTTAACACCAGCAGGTATTGAGGCCCTTGTGTCATAGAAGCTAGTGGCATAAGGCCCCCCGCCTTTTTTTTAGGCTTCAGCTGCGGCTGTCTCCCAGGCAGGTAGGCTCTGCAATCTCTTATCTTCCCAACCTAAAGAACCACCTCTCGTACTTTTCTAGTGCCCAGAACCCTCCTATTGTGTTAGCTCCTTAAGCCTGCTTCTAAACATTTATCATGCAAAAAAAGTGTCTGGATTTTTTTCTGAGCATTCTGTTGTCTTTCAGAAATGACGAGTGAGGCGACAAAAGCAGCTGCTGTGCAGCTGTTTCTCTACAAATGTCCGTGCTGTGTTAAGGCAACTGGAAAGGGCGACCGAGCTGACCTTACAGCCGCTATACTCCTCTGTTTTGCAAGGTCTCCAATACAGCCTTCTTTTGACTACATCTGATTAATTTGATCAATATTTGTACAATGTGTTGCTCTTTTTCGGTTTTACACATATTGTTGTGATCCTTACGATTGATGTACAGTTCGTAATAAAGTAttttaatgaacattttttttgtcagtttgatGGGAATAAGTATATAGTAACTTTTTATGAAGGTTAGGTTGGGCTGCAATTTGGGCACTCCATCGTGGGAATGTAAAGTTTTTATTACCCACTAGCTTCCACtaacgttttttgttgttgttgtatttttacattatatttcaGTTATTGTTGGTTCccctaatatttttatatatttttttgaaaatatttctctgtattacaaattatttttattgaataattgattaCAAATTGATTTATGAGTCTTGACATGATAATTTGAATAATGAATACAAAAGTAACTTTGAAAAggacatgtttatttatttatttatttttaattaaataatgtgctgccacaatacaaaaaaaaaagacttttgcaCACTCCAATAACAGTAGGCAAGAGAAGATGGTGGGAGCTTCCAGAGGTCTGGCCAGGGCAGAGGTTTTGCCCGGATTGCCCTCAATCAAGAAACAAAAGTTTGACCATAAGTTCACAAGCATCTGTCCATTGTTTTCAGACCACCTCAAGCAACTTAAACATATCAATAAATTGTTCCCTCACTACTTTGTGGTTCAGTTATTGCAGATTCACTctcacttttaatttgtaacctGGTTTCTGGTAAGCCActttaagattaaaaagaaaatcttgAACATAATTATCAAGCCAAAGTTTCATTTACCGTCTGTGTGGCGCAAATTTGAGTGGCAACCCAATAGCGTCCTCAAATTGGGCTTCCGTCTGTGGGGAAGATCTTTCTGCAGGTCGTTATAGTAGAAGTCAAAATAAAGCACATTATATGCCAATACACTGTCAGTCAAGCATGCCATAAAACATAGGGCAATATATCAACACTTGCCTATTATTATATTGCACAATTCCAGGTCCTGGAAGGGCTTTTTTAATTTCCTCCCTCACAGGCTATATTCTGCCAAGACTTCATTTATGGCCACTTGCCGCAGCATACGGCGGATGACTGCCCCATTTGCTCCTCCCAATTTTTCcaggatttttttctgtaaaaatacaattatacaaCAATGAAGATGAATGTggatacaacatatttttgtatAAGTTATAAGTATGGCCATTTAACTACCATTTGGTTCCTTGTCTCCTCTTGAACCATGCTTCGATCCAGCTCTTCTAGCTCACCAACTGTTCGGCACTGTGGGAAATTCACATATTCGTGCGCAGGTGGCAGCGCTGCTGTGCTGGGGGAGTTTTTCAAATGCATCAATTATCATAAGTCCTTTTCCATGAGCGTCTACTATGGGGGTAATAGTGATGGAGATTGTTTTAGTTAGTGTACACACACACCTTAATTCTGTGGTAGTACTTACCTCTTGTAACACTTTACATTCGTAGTACAATTTTTTCTCTAGTCTTTCAAGGGCTCGCTCTATCCTTCTTATGCAGTCCTCAtcagtcatccatccatccatccattttcttaaccgcttgtccgcacaagggtcgcggggagcGCTGGAGCCTAAAcccagtaggcggggtacatcctgaactggttgccagccaatcacagggcacacagagacaaacaaccattcacactcacaatcacacctatggacaatttggagcgtTCAATTAACCTCATCAGTCATTGCTgatcaaaatattttcacacatacacatacatatctGGTCATGGAATTGTGCTAAACTTGAAACTGAAAATGCAATGCTACTTACCTTGAACTGTGTTCAAAGAATGATTAGGGGCTTTTCCACCACCGGAACTTTTGAAGAACTTGTCAATTTACCTTGGCAAAATTCAGATTGCgcgtttttccaccaacaacaaTTTCCGGGGTAATTAAATTTTCCAGGGGGCATCTGAGTACTATCTCTGCAGTAGGGTCTTGCTGAGCTAGGCTGGAATTTTGAGGGGCCGGGCTACATTGACCAAGGCCGATTGGTTGGTCAAATTTGGGGGGTGGGGCTGTTGTTTTTACATCAGTtgggctcatcaaactcatacgtcatcaaactaatttgaataaattacCAAGAACTCTTAAgatgctgtggaaacacaattaCAATTTCCCTGCGAATCATTTACCCCCAAGAACTCATTTTACCCAGAACTGaaagatcctgggcttgttggtggaaacTGACAACTGGTGAGGGGCTGGTATGGTTGCTTTTAGACTAGTTGGACTTAAGTCTAGGTAGACATAGTCCATTCCTGATAGTGTAGTTGACCTGATTTGTTTTGGTGTTGGTGTTCTGGTTGTTGACCATTCCCCTTTAATCCTACCAGAAGGTCAGAGTGTGGAATATGGTGTTTTATGGTCCACTGTTGTAAAAAGTTCCCGAATGAGCATTCAGGGTTGTTGTCCATGCAGCAGGGGTAATTTGTATTATCCATGGGTGTTTCCCACACCTCTGGATCTGATGCAGAGCCAACACTAATGTCCTTTTCAGAGCTGATGGTTTAACTTGTTGACACAGCCTGCTCTTTAGTCTCTTTTGCCAGTAATAGCTGCTGCTGAATTGATGACACCTAATTTTTGCAGCCTCCACTTCCAGTGCTGCATCTCGTGCAGCCTCAAGTTGCATCAGTGCTCGTACAGTCTCTTTTACTTTTAGGATCACTCGCCGCACGCGCTTCCACCTGTTTGTGTAGGGCTGTCTTGCTAATCTCTGTGAACTCATTGTGAGCAAATATGTACCTGttgaaatggaattttttttttaagaatgtcaCGGATTAAGTACAAGTTGACCACTTGTGTCTGAGGCAAGTGTGCTGTCGAATGGCTACGTAGCATTCTATATAGCATAGcttgggatttatttattttttaattagtagcgCTAGGAAGAATTTTAAGCCACATCGGCAGTCCTTCATTGTTCCTCGTAAGAGAAAAAGGGGAGAGAGAAATTGCTAAGAGCAATCAAGGAACAGTGAAAACAGACACTTTTGCAGCAAACATTCTATTACGCCGACTGACCTCATGAAAAATACAGAGTTAGAATTTTGAATAACATGGGACGAAGTATTGTTTATGACAAACACTAAGCTGAAACTTCCGCATGTTTGATTTTGGACTAACTGGTTGCATTTGGAATTGTATATTTTAATTGTTGCTGGAAATGTGTTCAATTGGGGGTTACATTTACAAGAATGGAGTCTTTTAACAGTGCTATACGGTACTTCTCATTTGTgtattatctatttattttcttgAGGACGACACTACCAAATATTGATATTAATATTTgcatagttttgttttgttaaaaaaacaaaaaacagacccAAGGTAAGCAGGGCTCACTTCCTTTTACTCTTTGTACGGGCATATTTCTAAGCCAATGcacactaattttgagttttatCTGCCTGGCGTCTGCCGGCATTGTCTCGTGATAATTATTTACCATGCAGAATGAATTTCGCTGACAAAAATAGGCAAAGCACAACTGAATTACTGCATAAGGATTGTGCTACACCCGTTTCAAGATGGCCGCCTGGCCGACGCGTTGCCATGCAATATGACGTCAATAGAGCAGCCATTTTACATTCTCTGATGATGAAATGAACACGTGGCGTTTCTCAACTGTACGACACACAGCTTGTGTCCAAAATCACAtggctgggtcctccgaagggTGACTTTGTCTGCTGCATGACATCACTCGCGGCGCGACTTGACAGCACGCACAGACTTACATATGAAGATTGAAACATTTCAGCGCTGGATTTCGGAGAACAATGATTCACTAACACTGGATTTCAAGAATATTAAGTTGTGATTGTAATACAAGACAGAAAAAGGGAAATAATGCTCAATACTTTGATAATAATGGCAAAACAGTTGTAGATTTATTAAATGTCGACCTTTGTTTTGATATATTGTAAGGAAATTGAAGGGTTTGGAAGATCATTGAGGAGGGTTAAGACGAAGCAAGCCCTATCGGtattaataacttaaaaaattaagaaatgattagaccttttttgttttttcttgtcttgtttgacagcatcattctggtttgtgtgctcaatttgaattggatgttggagtttgaatttataaggaaagcaaaaaaacatgaatgtatTATCAATGCTGCTTGTCGGTAGCGCGTTGACCGACACTCCATTCGTTACCCTACCTTCACGtgctatgggaaagatggacCTTACTACTCGGAATCTCCTAATTACGACAGAGTTctgttcatgtgcttttgttgttatagcaaaaaaatatatacaaatagcAGCTGATGTACTCTTTGCTTGTAAAACCGAACAATTATGGCAAATAATGAGTTGTAAAGGACAGGACATTGAATTGTGTATGCTACGTAATTgtgtagattctaaaacaacctgctAGCGGACATTAACGCTGTTACAAGCGTTAttatttcttgccattcacaaatccttcagcgctctccgccatgttgaaacttgaaaagttcTCTCAGCTCGGAACCTTGGGTATCAATATAAATTCCCAGTTGTCTAATGGAAAATACGACACGAGGCGGCATTCACCTGCAATTGTCAGGAGAGtggagtttggtggaggacccaaatgcagggagcaaaagcagccaggcaaggatTCAGTTAAAAGGGGGATTTATAAgaaggcaaacaaggtactcggcgaaaataacaaaatcaacaatatccaaaaacacaagtcaatgCAACAAACCAAACAGAAACACGGCTAACTGAGGAAATGATGACGACAGGCCAtggaaagcagggaactaaatacacacagtaacgagagacacctgcacAAGACACACATGGCTTGGGGAACTGATTGGATAACACCAGGGACccgggatgacaagcacaggaggacatgataaaacttgacaaaacattgacaaagggagacacactaggaaaacatgaccaataagacaaaccaaaacacagaccatgacagcaattttctactcgacatgtggtatttaccataatttcgataccacatgaaggcagcagtcatgcgtgcgtgcgtgcgtgttgtcGAGTCGCGCCGGGAGTGATGTCATGCAGCCGGCAAATTCagccttcggaggacccagccttgtgaatttggacacaggcatTGTGGCATTTTCACCGTAGAGACAGATAATGTGAAAATCCCACTGAGTAACCAATGTTAGATGCTTGTAGCGAGTGGCAACACAATTGCTGCCATGCTCTGGCGAGTAGGCGGTTGcactggcggccattttacatGAACAGAGTGACTTCTACACAGCGTTTTGCCATTATTTACTGTCTCTACCGTGCAACTGCCACATTGTGTGGCATACGGTTGTACCAACAAGTCGGTTGGAAGCGCTTCGTGTACATATTATTGCTAAGAAATTCTTAGCAATTATATATTCTTAGTAAGAATGCTACCACGGGGTTTGTCCTACTTGGGGCAAATGACGAGCATGTAAACAAAGTGTTTCAGGCCTCCAAATACTCTACAAACTGAATGTTTAAGCATAAGCCCTGCTCAAAGGAACAACGTAAACACATTTACCATTCTGTATAACTTTCGTCCGGGTAACCAAAACTttactaaatacatttaaaaacaagcttctcggtggcagggcctcgggggtggatgagatccgcccggagttcctaaaggctctggatgttgtagggctgtcgtggttgacacgtctctgcagcatcgcgtggacatcggggacggtgcctctggattggcagaccggggtggtggttcccctttttaagaagggggaccggagggtgtgttccaactttagagggatcacactcctcagcctcccaggtaaggtctattcagtctattcaggggtgctggagaggagggtccgtcgggaggtcgaatctcggatccaggaggagcagtgtggttttcgtcccagccgtggaacagtggaccagctctacaccctcagcagggtcctcgagggtgcgtgggaattcgcccaaccagtccacatgtgctttgtggacttggagaaggcgttcgaccgtgtccctcggggagttctgtggggggtgcttcgggagtatgggttaccgagccccctgatacgggctattcggtccctgtacgaccgatgtcagagtctggtccgcattgccggcagtaagtcaaatttgtttcctgtgagggttggactccgccaaggttgccctttgtcaccgattctgttcataacttttatggacagaatttctaggcgtagccgaggcgttgagggggtccggtttggtgtcctcagcattgcatctctgctttttgcagatgatgtggtgctgttggcttcttcaagccgtgacctccagctctcactggagcggttcgcagccgagtgtgaagcggttgggatgaggatcagcacctccaaatccgagaccatggtcctcagtcggaaaagggtggagtgtcctctccgggtcggggaggaggtcctgccccaagtggaggagttcaagtatcttggagtcttgttcacgagtgagggtaggttagagcgggaaatcgacaggcggatcggtgcagcgtctgcagtgatgcggacgctgtatcggtccgttgtggtgaagaaggagctgagccgaaaggcaaagctctcgatttaccggtcgatctacgttcctgccctcacctatggtcacgagctgtgggtcgtgaccgaaagaacaagatcccggatacaagcggccgaaatgag
This window harbors:
- the prkag3a gene encoding 5'-AMP-activated protein kinase subunit gamma-1 isoform X3 yields the protein MEARSQISVQTKRGVQKQVVCMSFLRTWLCFLEDNATAYMDFMKSHCCYDAIPTSCKLVIFDTKLQVQKAFFALVANSLRAAPLWDSKLKRFVDFINIIHCYYKSPLVQMYELENHKIETWRDVYLKCSCPFLISISPDASLFDAIYSLLKHKIHRLPVIEPKSGNVLHILTHKRILKFLHIFGEKVPKPAFIHRQIQEMGIGTFRNIATVQQTATLYDALSIFVDRRVSALPVVDEKGKAVALYSRFDVINLAAQKTYNNLDVTMLEALDRRTCFMEGVIKCYPDETLETIIDRIVTAEVHRLVLVDRADVVRGIISLSDLLQAMVLTPAGIEALVS
- the prkag3a gene encoding 5'-AMP-activated protein kinase subunit gamma-1 isoform X4, with the protein product MEARSQISVQTKRGVQKQEDNATAYMDFMKSHCCYDAIPTSCKLVIFDTKLQVQKAFFALVANSLRAAPLWDSKLKRFVGMLTITDFINIIHCYYKSPLVQMYELENHKIETWRDVYLKCSCPFLISISPDASLFDAIYSLLKHKIHRLPVIEPKSGNVLHILTHKRILKFLHIFGEKVPKPAFIHRQIQEMGIGTFRNIATVQQTATLYDALSIFVDRRVSALPVVDEKGKAVALYSRFDVINLAAQKTYNNLDVTMLEALDRRTCFMEGVIKCYPDETLETIIDRIVTAEVHRLVLVDRADVVRGIISLSDLLQAMVLTPAGIEALVS
- the prkag3a gene encoding 5'-AMP-activated protein kinase subunit gamma-1 isoform X2, with protein sequence MEARSQISVQTKRGVQKQVVCMSFLRTWLCFLEDNATAYMDFMKSHCCYDAIPTSCKLVIFDTKLQVQKAFFALVANSLRAAPLWDSKLKRFVGMLTITDFINIIHCYYKSPLMYELENHKIETWRDVYLKCSCPFLISISPDASLFDAIYSLLKHKIHRLPVIEPKSGNVLHILTHKRILKFLHIFGEKVPKPAFIHRQIQEMGIGTFRNIATVQQTATLYDALSIFVDRRVSALPVVDEKGKAVALYSRFDVINLAAQKTYNNLDVTMLEALDRRTCFMEGVIKCYPDETLETIIDRIVTAEVHRLVLVDRADVVRGIISLSDLLQAMVLTPAGIEALVS
- the prkag3a gene encoding 5'-AMP-activated protein kinase subunit gamma-1 isoform X1 gives rise to the protein MEARSQISVQTKRGVQKQVVCMSFLRTWLCFLEDNATAYMDFMKSHCCYDAIPTSCKLVIFDTKLQVQKAFFALVANSLRAAPLWDSKLKRFVGMLTITDFINIIHCYYKSPLVQMYELENHKIETWRDVYLKCSCPFLISISPDASLFDAIYSLLKHKIHRLPVIEPKSGNVLHILTHKRILKFLHIFGEKVPKPAFIHRQIQEMGIGTFRNIATVQQTATLYDALSIFVDRRVSALPVVDEKGKAVALYSRFDVINLAAQKTYNNLDVTMLEALDRRTCFMEGVIKCYPDETLETIIDRIVTAEVHRLVLVDRADVVRGIISLSDLLQAMVLTPAGIEALVS